The following are from one region of the Hydrogenophaga sp. BPS33 genome:
- a CDS encoding TIGR02444 family protein codes for MNSIDTPFQRSEQWRHVLATYARPGVAQACLLLQDRLGVDVLVLLHLAYVCSQHQRPLKDGQIAAADAVVRDWRDRVVRPLRAARRAIPKDDPQTLALRDAVQQAELGAEQHALSLLAAMPLAADDTPPPADPGSPTTRVATFYAQRSESLAELAAAEVEDAIALLDTQWERGDGKAV; via the coding sequence TTGAATTCCATAGACACCCCCTTTCAGCGCAGCGAGCAATGGCGCCACGTGCTGGCGACCTATGCCCGCCCCGGCGTGGCACAGGCCTGTCTGCTGCTGCAAGACCGCCTGGGGGTGGACGTGCTGGTGCTGCTGCACCTGGCCTACGTGTGCAGCCAACACCAGCGGCCGTTGAAGGACGGCCAGATCGCCGCGGCCGATGCGGTGGTGCGCGATTGGCGCGATCGGGTGGTGCGGCCGCTGCGCGCCGCGCGCCGCGCCATCCCCAAGGACGACCCGCAAACGCTGGCCCTGCGGGACGCGGTGCAACAGGCCGAACTGGGGGCCGAGCAACACGCACTCTCCCTGCTGGCCGCGATGCCGCTCGCGGCCGACGACACACCGCCACCGGCAGACCCGGGATCGCCCACCACGCGGGTGGCGACGTTCTACGCCCAGCGCAGCGAGAGCCTCGCCGAACTTGCTGCGGCCGAGGTCGAAGACGCCATTGCGTTGCTGGACACGCAATGGGAGCGCGGTGACGGCAAGGCCGTGTGA
- a CDS encoding FAD-dependent oxidoreductase, with translation MSTRHVMESDVVVLGAGAAGVAAALAAARTGARTTLVEAGSIPGGELLSGMAIDGALNARGEWILGGTGRELLDECERLGGYIGPLNDWRLIWYVCLDPEVMKLAVARCLARAGVRLLLHTCATGVVREGPQVRALHVLNKEGRTEIRAPLFIDCSGDADIVRAAGGQVLQGGLAGELQPVSLMFRMAGVRTGPLLDFLLAHPEHFALGESDAIRQGRTDRQLAQAAAAQAQPTVFLKGDGPLVSGAISRGELYPTALIMIQPTSRQRGEVCLNSTRVGGIDGTRTQALSATLATLADQVWQCASFMQRHVPGFEQAAYSGVASRVGVRETRRIVGHTSLSEDDVLTARKREDGIGKGSHHVDIHESGTGQVRIPVRDGGSYDIPWGCLLPQGVRNVVAAGRILSADRGAHGSARVMGPCMAMGQAAGTAASMLLDSSHHDFTALPVQALRARLRADGAILDGTH, from the coding sequence ATGTCCACACGGCACGTCATGGAGAGCGACGTGGTGGTGCTGGGAGCCGGCGCGGCGGGCGTGGCGGCGGCGCTGGCCGCAGCGCGCACCGGCGCACGCACCACGCTGGTGGAAGCGGGGTCGATCCCCGGCGGTGAGCTGCTCAGCGGCATGGCCATCGACGGTGCGCTCAACGCACGCGGCGAATGGATCCTGGGGGGCACGGGTCGCGAATTGCTGGACGAATGCGAACGGCTGGGCGGCTACATCGGACCGCTCAACGACTGGCGGTTGATCTGGTACGTGTGCCTGGACCCCGAGGTGATGAAGCTCGCCGTGGCGCGCTGCCTGGCACGCGCCGGCGTGCGCCTGCTGCTGCACACCTGCGCCACCGGCGTGGTGCGCGAGGGCCCCCAGGTGCGCGCGCTGCACGTGCTCAACAAGGAAGGCCGCACCGAAATCCGCGCGCCGCTGTTCATCGACTGCTCCGGCGATGCCGACATCGTGCGTGCGGCAGGCGGGCAGGTGTTGCAGGGAGGACTTGCGGGCGAGCTGCAGCCGGTGTCGCTGATGTTCCGCATGGCTGGCGTGCGCACCGGGCCTTTGCTGGATTTCCTGCTCGCGCATCCCGAGCACTTCGCGCTCGGCGAGAGCGACGCGATCCGCCAGGGCCGCACCGACCGGCAACTCGCGCAGGCCGCAGCCGCACAGGCACAGCCCACGGTGTTCCTCAAGGGTGATGGCCCGCTCGTGTCCGGTGCGATCTCGCGCGGCGAGCTCTACCCGACCGCCCTCATCATGATCCAGCCCACCTCGCGCCAGCGCGGCGAGGTGTGCCTGAACTCCACGCGCGTCGGTGGCATCGATGGCACCCGCACGCAGGCCCTGAGCGCCACGCTGGCCACCTTGGCCGACCAGGTCTGGCAGTGCGCGAGCTTCATGCAGCGCCATGTGCCGGGCTTCGAACAGGCCGCGTACAGCGGCGTCGCCAGCCGCGTGGGGGTGCGAGAGACACGCCGCATCGTCGGCCACACGAGCCTCTCGGAAGACGACGTGCTGACCGCGCGCAAGCGCGAGGATGGCATCGGCAAGGGTTCGCACCATGTGGACATCCACGAGTCGGGCACGGGCCAGGTTCGCATTCCCGTGCGCGATGGAGGCTCCTACGACATTCCCTGGGGCTGCCTGCTGCCACAGGGCGTACGCAACGTCGTGGCCGCCGGGCGCATCCTGTCGGCCGATCGCGGCGCCCACGGATCGGCCCGGGTGATGGGCCCGTGCATGGCGATGGGCCAGGCGGCGGGCACCGCGGCCTCGATGCTGCTCGACAGCTCACACCACGACTTCACCGCGCTGCCGGTGCAGGCCTTGCGCGCGCGGCTGCGCGCCGACGGCGCGATCCTGGACGGCACGCACTGA
- a CDS encoding IclR family transcriptional regulator, translating into MPRPSNRSDGAQSLHRAMGLLRLLSMRVATGWRLSDLAQEAGLEHSTVHRMLACLMDEGMAIRVPGTRRYALGPLAYELGVAAAPHFAIDRLAAAALSRLAADTRDIVFLNVRSGADSVCIARFDGRKALKAYTVDVGTRRPLSLSAGGVAMLIALPRAEQARLEALNLQAIVRRGEARQTAVRRMVQRSRRLGYGFNQEDIIPGIAAIGVAICSPQGAPVASLSLAATGSDLLPRQARLLEMLRAQAAGIALQLEQLRYPA; encoded by the coding sequence ATGCCCAGACCCTCCAACCGATCCGATGGTGCCCAGAGCCTTCACCGCGCCATGGGCCTGCTGCGTCTGCTCTCGATGCGGGTGGCCACCGGTTGGCGCCTGAGCGACCTGGCGCAAGAGGCCGGTCTGGAGCATTCCACCGTGCACCGCATGCTGGCGTGCTTGATGGATGAGGGCATGGCCATCCGGGTGCCGGGAACGCGCCGGTACGCGCTGGGGCCGCTCGCTTACGAACTCGGCGTGGCGGCTGCGCCGCATTTCGCGATCGATCGCCTGGCCGCGGCGGCGCTGTCGCGTCTGGCTGCGGACACGCGTGACATCGTCTTCCTCAATGTGCGCAGCGGCGCGGACTCGGTGTGCATCGCGCGGTTCGACGGGCGCAAGGCGCTCAAGGCCTACACCGTGGACGTGGGCACGCGCCGCCCGCTGAGCTTGTCGGCCGGTGGTGTGGCCATGCTGATCGCGCTGCCCCGCGCCGAGCAGGCCCGGTTGGAGGCCCTCAACCTGCAGGCCATCGTGCGCCGTGGTGAGGCGCGGCAGACCGCGGTGCGGCGCATGGTGCAACGTTCTCGCCGGTTGGGCTACGGTTTCAATCAGGAGGACATCATCCCGGGCATTGCCGCCATCGGCGTGGCGATCTGCTCGCCGCAGGGCGCACCGGTGGCCTCCCTGAGCCTGGCGGCCACGGGGTCCGATCTCCTGCCGCGCCAGGCGCGCCTGCTGGAAATGCTGCGTGCGCAGGCGGCCGGGATCGCATTGCAGCTGGAGCAACTGCGCTATCCGGCCTGA
- the glcE gene encoding glycolate oxidase subunit GlcE, which yields MFPTNPEHPGELIDRVQAAVAARTPLHIGGGRTKSFYGDAVQGEPLSTTGWSGIVSYEPTELVVTVRAGTPLDELEAVLAERGQCLAFEPPRFGAGGTVGGMVAAGLSGPARASVGSVRDFVLGARFINGRGELLTFGGQVMKNVAGYDVSRVLAGSMGTLGVITEVSLKVLPVAPAEATLVFALPQHDALEQLHRWGGQPLPLNASRWEAPDRLHVRLRGAVAAVEAACERMARDAGGTRLDPAPAATEWTGCRDQRLPFFQPPSPELCLWRVSVPQTAPVLDLPWTPLIEWQGAQRWWWAPASAAEQIRTAAAEAKGHATLFRAGSEGPMGVPCFDRVSPTLDTITQRLRAEFDPAGIFNPTPTLD from the coding sequence ATGTTCCCCACGAACCCAGAACACCCTGGCGAGCTGATCGACCGGGTCCAGGCCGCTGTGGCCGCGCGCACGCCGCTGCACATCGGGGGCGGGCGCACCAAATCCTTTTATGGCGATGCGGTGCAGGGCGAGCCCTTGTCCACCACCGGCTGGTCCGGCATCGTGAGCTACGAGCCGACCGAGCTGGTGGTCACGGTGCGTGCGGGCACCCCGCTCGATGAACTCGAAGCCGTGCTGGCCGAGCGCGGCCAGTGCCTGGCCTTCGAGCCGCCGCGGTTCGGCGCTGGCGGCACGGTGGGCGGCATGGTGGCGGCGGGGCTGTCGGGCCCGGCGCGCGCCAGCGTGGGCTCGGTGCGCGATTTCGTGCTCGGCGCACGCTTCATCAACGGGCGCGGCGAACTGCTGACTTTCGGTGGCCAGGTCATGAAGAACGTGGCCGGCTACGACGTGAGCCGTGTGTTGGCCGGCTCCATGGGCACCCTGGGGGTGATCACCGAGGTGAGCCTCAAGGTGCTGCCGGTGGCGCCTGCCGAAGCCACCTTGGTGTTCGCGCTGCCGCAGCACGACGCGCTCGAACAACTGCACCGCTGGGGCGGCCAGCCGCTGCCCCTCAACGCCAGCCGTTGGGAAGCGCCCGACCGCCTGCACGTGCGTCTGCGCGGGGCGGTCGCGGCGGTGGAAGCGGCGTGCGAACGCATGGCGCGCGACGCCGGTGGCACGCGGCTGGACCCCGCACCAGCGGCCACCGAATGGACCGGGTGCCGCGACCAGCGCCTGCCCTTTTTCCAGCCACCTTCGCCCGAGCTGTGCCTTTGGCGCGTGTCGGTGCCGCAGACCGCGCCGGTGCTCGACCTGCCCTGGACGCCGCTGATCGAGTGGCAGGGCGCGCAGCGCTGGTGGTGGGCGCCGGCCAGCGCGGCGGAGCAGATCCGAACGGCCGCGGCCGAGGCGAAGGGCCACGCCACGCTGTTTCGCGCGGGCTCCGAAGGCCCCATGGGCGTGCCGTGCTTCGACCGCGTCAGCCCGACCCTGGACACCATCACGCAGCGCCTGCGCGCCGAGTTCGACCCGGCAGGCATCTTCAATCCCACTCCCACGCTGGACTGA
- a CDS encoding Bug family tripartite tricarboxylate transporter substrate binding protein gives MQRIIATLLLAASSITAAAQGAADYPSAPVRIVVPFQAGGLTDILARAIAQHASQRLGQPFVVENKPGASGNIGADTVAKSRPDGLTLLMGSIGTNAVNAHLFSRMPYDTLKDFSPISLVANGTLMLVTNPSVPATDMRSLLAYARAHPGQLTYASGGAGASQHLAGELLKTMAKVDIVHVPYKGVVQGVTDVVAGQVHMTFDLATVEPHIRAGKLRPIAVANARRSSAFPEVPTIAEAGVPGYEVSAWYGLFAPAGTSRAIVDKLNAEVVSALKDPALLQRLKALGAEPAGSTPEELQRFVRREYDKWGKVVQQAGIRLD, from the coding sequence ATGCAGAGAATCATCGCCACCCTGCTGCTGGCCGCCAGCAGCATCACCGCCGCCGCGCAGGGCGCGGCGGACTATCCGAGCGCGCCGGTGCGCATCGTGGTGCCGTTCCAGGCCGGCGGGCTGACAGACATCCTGGCACGCGCGATCGCCCAGCATGCCAGCCAGCGCCTGGGCCAACCATTCGTGGTGGAGAACAAACCCGGCGCCAGCGGCAACATCGGCGCCGACACGGTGGCCAAGAGCCGGCCCGATGGCCTGACCTTGCTGATGGGATCGATCGGCACGAACGCGGTGAATGCCCATCTGTTCTCTCGCATGCCGTACGACACGCTCAAGGACTTCTCCCCCATCAGCCTGGTGGCGAACGGCACGCTGATGCTGGTGACGAACCCCTCCGTTCCGGCGACCGACATGCGTTCGCTGCTGGCGTATGCGCGGGCCCACCCCGGCCAGCTGACCTATGCCTCCGGCGGCGCAGGCGCCTCTCAGCATCTCGCGGGCGAACTGCTCAAGACGATGGCGAAGGTGGACATCGTGCACGTGCCCTACAAGGGCGTGGTGCAGGGCGTGACCGACGTGGTGGCCGGCCAGGTCCACATGACGTTCGACCTGGCGACCGTGGAGCCGCACATCCGCGCGGGCAAGCTGCGCCCGATCGCCGTGGCCAACGCACGGCGATCGTCCGCATTCCCCGAGGTACCGACCATCGCCGAGGCCGGCGTGCCGGGCTACGAGGTCAGCGCCTGGTATGGCCTGTTCGCACCGGCGGGCACATCGCGCGCCATCGTCGACAAGCTCAATGCCGAGGTGGTGAGCGCGCTGAAGGACCCTGCCCTGCTGCAGCGCCTGAAAGCGCTAGGCGCCGAACCGGCCGGCAGCACCCCTGAGGAACTGCAGCGCTTCGTGCGCCGCGAGTACGACAAGTGGGGCAAGGTGGTGCAGCAGGCCGGCATCCGGCTGGACTGA